A genomic stretch from Corynebacterium kutscheri includes:
- a CDS encoding DUF3052 domain-containing protein: MNATHSFSVPDLARILGLSEGDTVQEIGWDEDCDSSLSEAVEDIIDAELFDEDSTEICTAVLLWWRDGDGDLVDMLVDVSRNLDDGGRIWVLHPGAGKPGALESGLVSESAQIVGMVQTKAALLGQWQGSCLVSRGAK, from the coding sequence ATGAACGCTACACATTCTTTCTCGGTGCCAGATCTCGCTCGTATTTTGGGTTTGAGTGAAGGCGATACAGTTCAAGAGATCGGCTGGGATGAAGATTGCGACTCCAGCCTGTCAGAAGCAGTTGAAGACATTATCGACGCTGAGCTTTTCGACGAAGATTCAACTGAAATTTGCACCGCTGTGCTGCTGTGGTGGCGCGATGGTGATGGCGATTTGGTAGACATGCTTGTTGATGTGTCTCGCAACCTTGATGATGGTGGTCGCATTTGGGTACTACACCCCGGTGCTGGCAAGCCTGGTGCGTTAGAGTCGGGTCTTGTTTCTGAGTCAGCACAGATTGTTGGCATGGTACAAACCAAGGCTGCGCTTTTAGGTCAATGGCAAGGTTCATGTTTAGTCTCTCGCGGAGCCAAATAA